One genomic region from Yersinia canariae encodes:
- a CDS encoding ArdC family protein, with amino-acid sequence MTISLHTQTSAPNTAAATSVSPLEQSGSSKTKFSQTRTDIYQTVTDNIIAALEAGVKPWSCPWQRVPGMSGLPSNFATGIAYSGMNIMLLWCSASEQGFCDSRWMTYKQAQAVGGHVRKGERGTTAIFYTTLEKENEDGEIDQIPMLKTFTVFNVQQIDGLPLTTETVSPEATFDPLPKAENLFQKSGANIIEKGQNAFFRPSTDEVWLPERHLFSDAANFYATGLHELVHWSGGKKRLNREMKGKFGSADYAEEELVAELGSAFLMADLGIIGEVQHESYIASWLQALKNDKRYVFKAASAASKAHRYLMDKA; translated from the coding sequence ATGACGATTTCCCTGCATACCCAGACTAGCGCCCCTAACACCGCAGCGGCGACCAGCGTATCCCCGCTGGAGCAGTCAGGCTCCTCAAAAACGAAATTTTCTCAAACCAGAACAGATATTTATCAGACCGTCACCGACAACATCATTGCAGCGCTTGAAGCAGGTGTAAAACCATGGTCTTGCCCGTGGCAACGAGTGCCGGGCATGTCTGGGTTGCCTTCTAACTTCGCAACCGGTATCGCGTATAGTGGAATGAATATCATGCTGCTCTGGTGCAGTGCATCAGAACAGGGCTTCTGTGATTCACGCTGGATGACCTACAAACAAGCACAGGCAGTAGGTGGTCATGTCCGTAAGGGAGAGCGCGGCACAACGGCTATTTTCTACACCACTCTGGAGAAGGAAAACGAAGACGGCGAAATCGACCAGATCCCGATGCTGAAAACTTTCACCGTGTTTAACGTTCAGCAAATTGACGGCCTCCCGCTGACAACTGAAACAGTCAGCCCGGAAGCAACCTTTGACCCATTGCCGAAGGCTGAAAATCTGTTCCAGAAGAGCGGCGCAAACATCATTGAGAAAGGACAAAACGCCTTTTTCAGGCCCTCAACTGATGAAGTCTGGCTGCCAGAGCGCCATCTGTTTTCAGATGCAGCTAATTTCTATGCTACCGGACTGCATGAGTTGGTTCACTGGAGTGGTGGTAAAAAACGACTTAACCGTGAAATGAAAGGGAAATTTGGCAGTGCAGATTATGCGGAGGAGGAATTAGTGGCGGAGCTGGGAAGTGCTTTTCTGATGGCGGATCTGGGGATCATCGGAGAGGTGCAGCATGAAAGCTATATTGCCTCATGGCTCCAGGCGCTGAAAAACGATAAGCGCTATGTTTTCAAAGCGGCCAGCGCCGCCTCAAAAGCGCATCGTTATTTGATGGATAAAGCCTGA
- a CDS encoding PD-(D/E)XK nuclease family protein, which translates to MNAITLTRTRPAIPSKLGVFIACPARYLLESELHTTHQVSLHPRTILGSVVHWLANTSQKDLDGTPASFVELLESSFISALSNTKRAGPITEWVLQRYGISGIISRQMLLEQVRYAKSITKPFAERGKYSPIRLEKQEGIIPFGREKLLTSSKFNMIGRADLIYQTDSGSIRVVDFKTGNVLDETNQPKDHYFLQIAAYGMMVKEQIPDVDIELELAGASDRWLGHLDTIQNDRLIHILSRLNNTLPLNKTFYAEALVQTGKHCVTCISRCLCPVYREKLQQHLQQHQFGPVFSGYDIIGQLLDVEEWDGLITLRVQLANGFTIKVFRIPSQIFPESERIVGRLLSMYGLSHLGRSVEGSFPRNFYVIDTQDPKRSAFQFYLHCE; encoded by the coding sequence ATGAATGCTATAACACTTACGCGTACTCGTCCGGCGATCCCGTCTAAGCTAGGAGTGTTTATTGCATGCCCAGCGAGATACTTACTGGAGAGTGAACTACATACTACCCACCAGGTATCATTACATCCTCGGACGATTCTCGGAAGTGTTGTACATTGGTTGGCGAATACATCGCAAAAGGATTTAGATGGTACGCCAGCCTCATTTGTTGAGCTGTTAGAGAGTTCCTTCATTAGTGCATTGAGTAATACTAAACGGGCAGGGCCCATTACTGAATGGGTTCTTCAACGTTACGGCATTTCAGGAATAATATCCCGTCAGATGCTGCTTGAACAAGTTCGCTATGCTAAATCGATAACTAAACCTTTTGCTGAGCGAGGAAAATACTCGCCAATCAGGCTCGAAAAGCAAGAAGGCATAATTCCTTTTGGCAGAGAAAAACTACTTACCAGCTCCAAGTTCAATATGATTGGAAGAGCAGATCTGATTTATCAAACAGACTCGGGGTCGATACGGGTCGTAGATTTCAAAACCGGCAACGTATTGGATGAAACAAACCAGCCGAAAGACCATTACTTTCTGCAAATTGCGGCATATGGAATGATGGTGAAAGAACAGATTCCTGATGTTGATATCGAATTAGAGCTGGCAGGTGCTTCTGACCGCTGGTTGGGACATCTGGATACAATCCAGAATGACCGACTTATCCATATTCTTAGTAGATTGAACAATACATTACCGTTGAATAAGACTTTTTATGCCGAAGCTCTTGTACAAACTGGAAAACATTGCGTTACATGTATAAGTCGTTGCTTATGCCCTGTTTATCGTGAAAAGCTACAGCAACACTTGCAGCAACATCAGTTTGGACCTGTGTTTTCTGGCTATGATATTATCGGGCAGTTACTGGACGTTGAGGAGTGGGATGGCTTAATCACTCTTCGAGTTCAGCTTGCTAATGGTTTTACAATAAAGGTATTTCGAATCCCCTCGCAGATTTTTCCTGAGTCAGAAAGGATAGTCGGGCGTCTTTTATCAATGTATGGTTTAAGTCACTTAGGTCGAAGCGTAGAAGGAAGTTTTCCTCGAAATTTTTATGTGATTGATACACAAGATCCAAAAAGATCGGCATTTCAGTTTTACTTGCATTGTGAATAA